The Marinifilum sp. JC120 genome window below encodes:
- a CDS encoding acyl-ACP thioesterase, whose translation MNNGSLLISNTVPAYETGPDDRMHCHWLMCRLQEAATAHADSLGFGIKDMAELNCFWVLTSMRIEIEELPLREKTFSLTTWSRGAKKLRAFREFSGCDENGREIVRASSEWMVLNAETRRPIAIDQRLNLHAQDRCVFPDAMKRLRPGTPEKEIRSLNVGYSSLDANGHVNNTEYLRWSFDSLRQKGFDQNKVSSIRIAFLSEVFEGNSINLMDCGCENGGFELIGLNETEGKAAFAIKVE comes from the coding sequence ATGAACAACGGTTCACTTCTGATCAGCAACACGGTCCCGGCCTATGAAACAGGCCCTGATGACCGCATGCACTGCCACTGGCTCATGTGCAGATTGCAAGAGGCCGCCACTGCCCATGCCGACTCTCTGGGATTCGGTATTAAAGATATGGCGGAGCTGAACTGCTTCTGGGTGCTGACCTCCATGCGCATAGAGATCGAGGAACTTCCATTACGCGAAAAGACATTTTCCCTGACCACATGGTCACGGGGAGCAAAGAAACTGCGTGCCTTCCGCGAGTTTTCCGGCTGTGATGAAAACGGTCGCGAGATCGTCCGCGCCTCTTCCGAATGGATGGTGCTGAACGCTGAAACGCGCAGGCCCATAGCCATCGACCAGCGACTAAATCTGCATGCGCAGGATCGCTGTGTATTCCCTGATGCAATGAAACGGCTGCGTCCGGGCACACCTGAAAAGGAAATACGTTCCCTAAACGTAGGCTACAGTTCCCTCGATGCCAATGGTCACGTCAACAACACCGAATACCTGCGCTGGTCCTTTGACAGTTTGCGTCAAAAAGGATTTGACCAAAACAAAGTCAGCTCCATCCGCATCGCCTTCTTGTCTGAAGTCTTTGAGGGCAACTCTATAAACTTGATGGATTGTGGCTGTGAAAATGGCGGGTTTGAATTGATCGGATTGAATGAGACTGAAGGAAAAGCTGCTTTTGCCATAAAAGTTGAATAG